TGCTCGCGCCCCTCGTCGTCGGCGGGTGCGGTGCCGGCCAGCGGCCTCGACTCGACCCGCGCCCCGACGCGGCGCACGAGCAGCTCGGGGCTGGCGCCGACCAGCCCCTCGGCGTGGTGGACGAAGCAGCCGGGCTCGTGGCGACGCAGCCGCCGGAGCGCGGTCCGGGGCGAGAACGGCGCGTCGGCCTCGACGACCACGGCGCGGGCCAGCACGACCTTTGCCAGCTCGCGCCGGTCGATCGCGTCGAGGGCGCCGCGCACCATGGCGCGCCAGGCGCGCCGGCCGGTGAGGCTCGTGACCCGCCAGGCGGTGGGCTCGTCCTCGGCGAGCGCCGCCGCGAGCGGCCGGGCCGGCTCGTCGCCGACCTCGGTGACCCATCCGCGGCCGTCCGCCGTCCGTCCGACGACGAGGCGCGGGATGACGAGCGACGACGGCAGCGCGGGGTCGAACGGCAGCGCCCCCACCGCGAGCGGGCCCGTCCCGGGCCACGCCAACGGGTCGTCGATGTCGAGGGCCGCCAGCACCGCGTCGGCGGTGTCGACGTCGACGCGCGCGGCGACGCCGCTCGTGACGAAGCCGCTGCCGTCGCGCAGCCACGCGCTCCCGTCGGGGCCGAGCGCGTCGAGGAGGTCCTCCGGCGGCGAGATCGCGCGCGTGACGGCGCGCAGGCGTGGCCGCGACGCGGCGAGGGTGGTCACGGGCGGGTCCCGACGATGAGCTGCACGGCGCCGCCGGTCATCGCCTCCCGGCGCACGGCCTCGAAGCCGGCGCCGCGCAGCCGGTCGAGGAGCACCGGTGGCGCCGGCAGGTAGGCCGCCGACCGCGGGAGGTACCGGTAGGCGTCGGGCTCGTGGGCCAGGAGCCGGCCGAGCAGCGGGATCGTGCCCCGGAACCACAGTGCGTGCCCGAGCCGGAGCGCCGGGCGCGTCGGCACCGCGGCGTCGAGGGCGACGAAGCGCCCACGGGGTCGCAGCACCCGCAGGCAGGCGCGGAACAGGGTGTCGAGCTCGACGACGTTGCGGAGCACGAAGCCGGACACGACGCCGTCGAGGCTGTCCTCGCGGAACGGCAGCAGCTCGGCGTCGGCGCGGACCAGCGGCTCGTCCGTCCGCGCCGCGCCGAGCATCCCGGCCGACCGGTCGACGCCGACGGCTCGATGCCCGGCGCGCGCCAGCTCGCGGCACAGGTCGCCGGTCCCGCACCCGACGTCGAGGACGCGGCTGCCCGGGTCGAGGTCGAGGGCGGCGACCGCGCGTCGCCGCCAGCGGCCGTCCTGGCCCATGGAGATGATCCGGTTCATGCGGTCGTAGTCGGGCGCGATGCGGTCGAACATCGCCTCGACGACGCGCCCCTTCGGCGGCCCCTCGGGGAGCGCGTCGCCGGTCTGGACGCGGGGCCCGCTCATGCCCCGGTCTCGCCGGCGGCGCCGCCCCAGTCGGGCTCGGCGCGCGCGGCGTCGAGCTCGGCCGGCTCGCCGACGGACTCGAGATGCTCCTGGGCCACCTCGAGCAGCACGGCGCGGAAGTGGTGCTCGACGAGCGTGGTGACGGTCGGCAGCAGGGTGCGGAAGGCCTCGACGAGGCGTCGGGCGCGCTCCTCGGCGCCGAGGTCGGCGTCGCGCAGCGGCTGGCGGACGTGCACGTCGAAGAGGGTGACCGCGCGCTCGGCGATGGCCCGGGTGGCCGTGTCGTGGCTCTGGGCGAGCGCGAGGAGCTCGGGCAGCGGCAGCCCGGCCGACAGCAGCTGGAGGCCGGCGGCGACGACGGCGGCGTCCGACGCCGCGAAGCGCGGCTCCCCGTCGCGGCGGCGGGCGACCAGGAGGCCCTCGCGCGCCACGGCCTCGAGCAGGGCCGACGGCACGCCGGCCCGGGCCGCCAGCTCGTCGAGGGTCAGGAGCTCGTCGTCGCTCGCCGCCACCACGGCCGCCGCCAGGGGCTCGTCGGCGGCGTCGAGCTCGCCGTCGAGCAGGCGGCGGATCACCGCCAGGGAGAAGCCGCGCCCCTGCAGCTCGCGGATGCGCAGGAGCCGCTCGAGGTGCTCGGTGTCGTACCAGGCCACCCGACCCTCGCGCCGGGGCGGGGGCAGGAGCCGCCGCTTCTGGTAGAAGCGGATGGTGTCGAC
This genomic window from Acidimicrobiia bacterium contains:
- a CDS encoding isochorismate synthase → MTTLAASRPRLRAVTRAISPPEDLLDALGPDGSAWLRDGSGFVTSGVAARVDVDTADAVLAALDIDDPLAWPGTGPLAVGALPFDPALPSSLVIPRLVVGRTADGRGWVTEVGDEPARPLAAALAEDEPTAWRVTSLTGRRAWRAMVRGALDAIDRRELAKVVLARAVVVEADAPFSPRTALRRLRRHEPGCFVHHAEGLVGASPELLVRRVGARVESRPLAGTAPADDEGREHLRVSGKDAHEHRLVVDGVVGALSSLCDDLEVAPAPTSLAFSSVVHLATPVRGRLRPPSPSALAVARRLHPTAAVAGTPRDGALRAIAALEDAPRGRYAGPVGWVDARGDGEWAVALRGAEIDGATAVLRAGAGIVAGSDPDAEWAETQVKLEPMLRALVAP
- a CDS encoding ubiquinone/menaquinone biosynthesis methyltransferase, whose amino-acid sequence is MSGPRVQTGDALPEGPPKGRVVEAMFDRIAPDYDRMNRIISMGQDGRWRRRAVAALDLDPGSRVLDVGCGTGDLCRELARAGHRAVGVDRSAGMLGAARTDEPLVRADAELLPFREDSLDGVVSGFVLRNVVELDTLFRACLRVLRPRGRFVALDAAVPTRPALRLGHALWFRGTIPLLGRLLAHEPDAYRYLPRSAAYLPAPPVLLDRLRGAGFEAVRREAMTGGAVQLIVGTRP
- a CDS encoding MerR family transcriptional regulator; the encoded protein is MAEVRVEELARRTETSVDTIRFYQKRRLLPPPRREGRVAWYDTEHLERLLRIRELQGRGFSLAVIRRLLDGELDAADEPLAAAVVAASDDELLTLDELAARAGVPSALLEAVAREGLLVARRRDGEPRFAASDAAVVAAGLQLLSAGLPLPELLALAQSHDTATRAIAERAVTLFDVHVRQPLRDADLGAEERARRLVEAFRTLLPTVTTLVEHHFRAVLLEVAQEHLESVGEPAELDAARAEPDWGGAAGETGA